The genomic stretch CAGTACATGACGTGTGACAGGAATGAGAGTGCCTTCAGTTCCTATCACAACACTTTCTTTTGTGGGTTCACCTTCGTATGATCGGGGGCAGACTGTATCAATGTATTTTCCTTGAGAGGCAAATACGTCATCACAGTTATATCCAATTATTTCAGATTTTTTAAATCCGAACATGGATTCAGCAACTTCATTGAGTTCTGTTATGGTTCTGTTTTCCAGATCGATAATAAGGAAGGCCGCATATATTCCATCAAGCAGGGAACGCAGCAATTCGCTGCTCTGGCGGATAAGCCGCTCAGCTTCTTTTCTTTCAGCTATTTCCCGAATCAACTCTTCCGTCTTTTGAGTCAGATCCTTTGTCCGCGTATCAACCAGCTGTTCAAGATGCTCATTAAGCTCATGCAGTTCATGTTCCTGACGTTTTCTTTCAGAAATATCCCGTACAATTGCGGTAAACATGGTTGCATCAGCCGTTATTATTTCATTGATTGAAAGCTCGATGGGGAATCGTGTTCCATCTTTGCGCATTGCCTCTATCTCCCGTCCTATCCCGATTATTTTGGGAATGCGGGTAGTCAGATAACGCTTAATAAAACTGTCGTGATGGGGGCGCAGTTCAGGGGGGACGAATTGACGAACATTCTTTCCCACAAGTTCTTTGTGTTCGTAGCCGAAAATTTTTTCTGCTGCCGGATTTACGGTAATGATATCACCTTTTGAATCGGCTGTTACTATCGCATCAATCACCCCGTTGAACAGGGCTGAAAGCTTTGCTTCCCGATCTTCAAGAGATTTCTGGGCCAGTCGCTTTTCAGTAATATCCGTTTTTATGGCAATAAAGTTGGAAATCTTTCCATCGGAATCTCGCACCGGAGTTATTTTTTGTTCTTCGTAATAAATTTCACCGGTTTTGCGTTTGTTGACCATTTCTCCAATCCAGAGGGAACCGGAAAGGATTGTGTCCCACATTTCTGCGTAAAATTCTTTGGAGTGGTGGCCTGACTTCAGTATTTTTAATGTGTCTCCGTATATTTCATCGAATTCATATCCGGTCATGCTGGTAAAAGCTTTGTTGGCCCAGTGAATTTTGCCTCGCTTATCCAGAATTACAATTGCATCTGCTGCAGCGGCAAGTGCTGAACCCTGAATCCGGTAGTCGGCCAGTTCTTTTTCTTTAGATGAATCCCGTGCAGTGATAACGGTACTTTGATTTCCGTCTAATGTGTTAAGATACTGAATCTTTATGAAGAAGGGGATGTTGTCGGGACCGAATGTGTAGTCTCCCTGTTGTGAAGTCTCCAGCCTTAACGCAACTGAAAGCGGGTGAGCTTCTGCCGGAAGTTTCTGTCCTCGCTTGTTGAGAGGGAAGAAGTCAGTCACTGTTTTGCCCATGATGAATATCCGTTTCTGACCTATAAGTCTGGCAAAACTGTCATTGCACCATTTTACCTTTCCTTCGCTGTCAGTCCAGAGAATAGCCTCATCAATAGAACTCAGTACCGCCTCCAGCCTGCCGATGGATGAACGCAGCTCATTTATGATTTCAGTCTTTTTTTCCATGGCACTTCAGCCTTAAGTCAGTATTTTTATCTGGGCTGCAAATGCCTTTTGGCCGTTGATCTCACCGCTTAAAATAAAATGCTCTGCCATTAGAATTCTTCCATCCTGTGCAAGTATTTCAAGATCAAGATGCTGCCCCAGCAAGGTAGCATTATCTGTTGCCAGATACGCTGAGAAGCCGAGC from Maridesulfovibrio zosterae DSM 11974 encodes the following:
- a CDS encoding PAS domain S-box protein → MEKKTEIINELRSSIGRLEAVLSSIDEAILWTDSEGKVKWCNDSFARLIGQKRIFIMGKTVTDFFPLNKRGQKLPAEAHPLSVALRLETSQQGDYTFGPDNIPFFIKIQYLNTLDGNQSTVITARDSSKEKELADYRIQGSALAAAADAIVILDKRGKIHWANKAFTSMTGYEFDEIYGDTLKILKSGHHSKEFYAEMWDTILSGSLWIGEMVNKRKTGEIYYEEQKITPVRDSDGKISNFIAIKTDITEKRLAQKSLEDREAKLSALFNGVIDAIVTADSKGDIITVNPAAEKIFGYEHKELVGKNVRQFVPPELRPHHDSFIKRYLTTRIPKIIGIGREIEAMRKDGTRFPIELSINEIITADATMFTAIVRDISERKRQEHELHELNEHLEQLVDTRTKDLTQKTEELIREIAERKEAERLIRQSSELLRSLLDGIYAAFLIIDLENRTITELNEVAESMFGFKKSEIIGYNCDDVFASQGKYIDTVCPRSYEGEPTKESVVIGTEGTLIPVTRHVLPITLKYRPHLAVILFDIAERKNLERKLAMAQKLESIGRLASGVAHEINTPIQYVGDSLLFIKEAFDDLLKVHEIDEKILQACRKLNEFEKMMNSRDEVAEEQDLEFLIKEIPGACNVASEGVTKVADIVRAMKNFSHPGHEDKQLTDLNKSITTTTTVCRNEWKYVAEMELKPGDIPHIKCFHGSINQVLLNMTVNAAHAIRKKFEGSGEKGKITIATSLDNNFVIIRLSDNGSGMTPEIKDKIFEPFFTTKKVGEGTGQGLAIVHDIIVSKHNGSIDVDSSPETGTTFTIKLPLE